The window TCATAAAATGCTAGCTGGTTCAGATCTGAAACTGGTGCTATTTTTTGCTCCTGGTTTTTGCTGTGAAGAAATTCAATGCCTTATTAGTACTATGTAGCAGTTTACTTTCTTATACTACTTTGGTGTGTGAAAAACTGAGACTTGGAAAGTTGGAAGATTGGCATCTTTAGACTGCTGAATTCTTAAGACTTGATATCGAAGATGAATTGAGTACTAATTAAAATACCATATCTGTTTTCCCCAGTTTTTGTGTATGATAGGAACCAGCAGAATATCCTAGAGGTGAACAGCACAGACTATGAGACATGCAATTCAGATCATCCTCTTCACAATTGGACTACTGGAGCCGGAAGAGATGTGGTTCCACTAAATGTGACGAGGCGCTACTATTTCTTGAGTGGCAAGGGCTTCTGCTACAGTGGCATGAAGATGACTGTTAAGGTCGAAAACCCACCTCCACCTCCCAAGGCTGCTCCAGTGACGAGCAAGGGCAGCGCTCCATTATCTCCTGTGTTTAGATCTCAATTTGTGTTGCCAGCCATTTTTGCCATGGGTGCAGTTTGGGATTCATTTCTTAGGTTCTGCTAGCATAAACTGAGCTAATATTGATGGGTGAGGATATCAAAATGAGTAATCAGTGAGGATATCCAAATCACATTATAGACAATCTCTTCTAGCTAAGCCATTGATTTGTCCACATTGGTCCTTGTACTTTAGATTTTCTTGATGCTTTTTTGGGTTTGTGATTTGTTGGTGTTGTTTAAATTTCATGTTGGTGGAGTTGTTGATCTGAAATTAATGGACAATGCTTTGATCAAGGGACTAGATTGTGCTGTTGGTAATTTCAATTGTTATTCTTTAAGATGGTTACAGTTTTCTTTACTTATATGTTGGACCGGGAGTGATTGGTGGCATTGGTTATGGAAGTGATAGCGAGTTGTTGTGTTTTTAATTTGTTGAGATTTAAGCATGGTGCTCATGTGCTCCCATCTATACCAAACGACTTCTGTTTAGAGACAGAAAGAGGGAAACGACTTGTGTTTTGAGGCAGAGAGGCCTCAACTTGAACTTTATTCCAGCAGTCACATGAATCAAATCAATGAAATCATGTTGTCTAACTCATGATCTCTTGGGAAGATTAATCAAATCAATGAAATCCATATCAATTTTGGATTTTGGTCAAGTCATATATATTGCAGTTTGTAAATTACGATGGTGCAATACTCCTGGGTTAGTCTAGTGGAAGTAGACTAGAATGACGGACGCAATCGGAATTCTTTTGGTAATAGGAAGTCATTGGTTCTCGGCATGTGAAAAAACATTCATTGAATAAGGGCCATGCCTAAAATTGCTCTCGCCTCATAACCGTAGCAATGTCGATTTGACTAGTTAGAAGAAGAAACTGACACTGTTTAATTTAGGGCTCAACGAAAATGACAGACTAATGACCAAGCTAGTTCCTAAACATTTCACACTAATTTGACATTGTTCTACCACAAGGATTCAACCTTTACATAGAAAGCCTTAACCTTGATTAATAATCATTAAGAAAGAGCTGTATACAATATGAACCTTGATGGAAAAGTACTAAAGTCCCAAACCTCAATCAACCATATATTGAGGACTCATTCTAAGGGGGCAGCGTATCTGTGCATGCAGATTAAACCAGTTCTT of the Fragaria vesca subsp. vesca linkage group LG6, FraVesHawaii_1.0, whole genome shotgun sequence genome contains:
- the LOC101305575 gene encoding lamin-like protein-like, which translates into the protein MEGVRRGFGFGSGSAMAFVVLLALVLVMAPEASATRFTVGGNKGWTTNVNYTIWAQDKHFYNGDWLFFVYDRNQQNILEVNSTDYETCNSDHPLHNWTTGAGRDVVPLNVTRRYYFLSGKGFCYSGMKMTVKVENPPPPPKAAPVTSKGSAPLSPVFRSQFVLPAIFAMGAVWDSFLRFC